A single Thermaerobacter sp. FW80 DNA region contains:
- a CDS encoding IS1182 family transposase → MLGRLDQQRNFFDEILFNHMLPADHPLLDIDRAVDFSFVEEETADRYSADQGRPSYPPEQLVRILFLAVWANLSDVQVCQQLRYNVLYRYFCRLGWEDAIPDDTTLVRFRQRLGEARWQRLLHRLVEQARAKGCLKGRWLVMDSSPVVAHAAARTRVQLLREGRQRLLQAVRQAAPPVAKELEALAEPVPDATYEDQDQLLQAEQERTEALLAAITSRQAAKAPAVRRVRKQVERVLKDERVASYADPEARWGHQRREKPFFGYKMHLATDETGFVLAATVTAGNASDLEGAPALVEQARVQGLRPRRLVADKAYDATRLREDLVRQGIRPYIPQRTQRQRLPKQGFTYDKRRRQWICPEGHRSIGQSPHQRGGWLVYFSERACRGCPRAGRCLSRSQTRKVLYWHPGTEANRPRGLKRALRVRTVIERTFGEAKQWHGLGRSRYRGRERTAIQVLLTCLVLNAKKMARRLQDARGSGHGKRRAMEWAAA, encoded by the coding sequence ATGTTGGGACGGTTGGATCAGCAGCGGAACTTCTTCGATGAGATCCTCTTCAACCACATGCTGCCGGCGGACCATCCCCTCCTGGACATCGACCGGGCTGTCGATTTCTCGTTCGTGGAGGAAGAGACGGCCGATCGGTACAGCGCCGATCAAGGCCGGCCTTCGTATCCGCCGGAGCAGCTGGTGCGCATCCTCTTCCTGGCGGTGTGGGCCAACCTGTCGGACGTGCAGGTCTGCCAGCAGCTGCGCTACAACGTCCTCTATCGCTACTTCTGCCGCCTTGGCTGGGAGGACGCGATTCCCGACGACACGACGCTGGTGCGGTTTCGGCAGCGGTTGGGGGAGGCGCGGTGGCAGCGGCTGCTGCACCGGCTGGTGGAGCAGGCACGAGCGAAGGGGTGCCTGAAAGGCCGCTGGCTGGTGATGGACTCCAGCCCGGTGGTGGCCCATGCGGCCGCCCGCACACGGGTGCAGCTTTTGCGGGAGGGGCGGCAGCGGCTGCTGCAAGCCGTCCGGCAGGCGGCGCCGCCGGTGGCGAAGGAACTGGAGGCGCTGGCCGAGCCGGTGCCGGACGCGACCTATGAAGATCAGGATCAGCTGCTGCAGGCGGAACAGGAACGGACGGAAGCCTTGCTGGCGGCGATCACGTCGCGGCAAGCCGCGAAGGCACCGGCGGTGCGACGCGTACGGAAGCAAGTGGAGCGGGTGCTGAAGGACGAACGGGTGGCGAGCTACGCGGACCCGGAGGCGCGTTGGGGACACCAGCGCCGGGAGAAGCCTTTTTTCGGCTACAAGATGCATCTGGCGACGGATGAGACCGGCTTTGTGCTGGCGGCGACGGTGACGGCGGGGAACGCGAGCGACCTCGAAGGGGCGCCGGCGCTGGTGGAACAAGCGCGCGTCCAGGGGCTCCGGCCACGGCGGCTGGTGGCGGACAAGGCGTATGACGCCACGAGGTTGAGGGAGGATCTCGTTCGGCAAGGCATCCGTCCGTACATCCCCCAGCGGACGCAAAGGCAAAGGCTGCCCAAGCAAGGGTTCACGTACGACAAGCGCCGCCGGCAGTGGATCTGTCCCGAGGGCCACCGCTCCATCGGCCAGAGCCCGCACCAGCGCGGGGGGTGGCTGGTGTACTTTTCCGAGCGAGCCTGCCGCGGCTGCCCCCGGGCGGGGCGTTGCCTGAGCCGGAGCCAGACGCGGAAGGTGCTGTACTGGCATCCGGGTACGGAAGCGAACCGGCCGCGGGGGCTGAAACGGGCCTTGCGGGTGCGAACGGTCATTGAGCGCACCTTTGGGGAGGCCAAGCAGTGGCACGGCCTCGGGCGAAGCCGTTACCGGGGACGGGAACGGACGGCGATTCAGGTGCTGCTCACCTGCCTGGTGCTCAACGCCAAGAAGATGGCTCGGCGATTGCAAGACGCACGTGGTAGTGGACATGGGAAGAGGCGGGCCATGGAGTGGGCGGCCGCTTGA
- a CDS encoding IS1634 family transposase, with product MFIRQKTFKNKDGSTRTYLQLVESVRQGGRVRQRVVATLGRLEDLQDGRLDALIENLARFSQNTWRRLEEQAERLNVRWSKQWGPALIFERLWREAELDKAFAALLEDRQLAFDVAEAVFTMVLNRLTDPCSKRGLVRQWLQGVYRPQAEQLELHHYYRALDVLAEHKEALEDRLFARARDLFWTEVDVVMWDATSTYFEGRGPEGLAAYGYSRDKRPDRPQLVVGVLMTRDGYPIAHEVFPGDTADKATVETVLDALKRRFHLRRVIFVADRGMVSRRILHAIEEAGMEYIVVMPLRRHREAEAVLSQPGRYRVIDEQLRIKQVIHQGQRYILCHNPLQAEHDRHAREAVLAHLKQRIERGQAKDLLRNRLVARYLKALPQGALVVDADAVKRAARYDGKYLLRTNTDLDPEAVVRAYKDLWRVERAFRTLKSALDLRPMFHWTERRVRGHVMVCFLALVLESLLLRKLRQQNPDVGYEDVLHDLSQLHAVAVELDGEAYLTRTELVGQAYEAFKAVGLRPPARVQPLPRPETTPAG from the coding sequence ATGTTCATCCGCCAGAAGACCTTCAAGAACAAAGACGGCTCCACCCGCACCTACCTCCAACTCGTCGAGAGCGTGCGCCAGGGCGGCCGCGTCCGCCAGCGGGTGGTCGCCACCCTGGGCCGGCTGGAGGACCTTCAGGACGGCCGCCTCGATGCCCTCATCGAGAACCTAGCCCGCTTCTCCCAGAACACCTGGCGTCGGCTGGAGGAACAAGCCGAGCGCTTGAACGTCCGCTGGTCCAAGCAGTGGGGACCGGCGCTGATCTTCGAACGGCTGTGGCGCGAAGCTGAACTGGACAAGGCCTTCGCGGCCCTGCTGGAGGATCGCCAGCTGGCCTTCGACGTGGCCGAGGCCGTCTTCACCATGGTGCTCAACCGCCTCACCGACCCCTGCTCCAAACGCGGACTCGTCCGGCAGTGGCTGCAGGGCGTCTACCGGCCCCAGGCCGAGCAGCTGGAGCTGCATCACTACTACCGGGCGCTGGACGTCCTGGCCGAGCATAAGGAAGCCCTCGAAGACCGCCTCTTCGCCCGGGCCCGCGACCTGTTCTGGACCGAGGTCGACGTGGTGATGTGGGATGCCACATCCACCTACTTCGAAGGCCGCGGGCCGGAGGGCTTGGCCGCCTACGGCTATTCCCGCGACAAGCGCCCGGACCGCCCCCAGCTGGTGGTCGGCGTGCTCATGACCCGGGACGGCTACCCCATTGCTCACGAGGTCTTCCCGGGCGACACCGCCGACAAGGCCACGGTGGAGACCGTCCTTGACGCGCTCAAGAGGCGTTTCCACCTACGCCGGGTGATCTTCGTCGCCGACCGGGGCATGGTCAGCCGCCGGATCCTGCACGCCATCGAGGAAGCCGGCATGGAGTACATCGTCGTCATGCCCTTGCGGCGCCACCGCGAGGCCGAGGCCGTGCTGAGCCAGCCAGGGCGCTACCGCGTGATCGACGAGCAGCTCCGCATCAAGCAGGTGATCCACCAGGGCCAGCGCTACATCCTCTGCCACAATCCCCTCCAGGCCGAGCACGACCGCCACGCCCGGGAGGCGGTCCTCGCGCACCTGAAGCAGCGGATCGAGCGCGGCCAAGCCAAGGATCTCCTGCGGAACCGCCTCGTGGCCCGTTACCTCAAGGCCCTGCCCCAGGGTGCGTTGGTGGTTGACGCGGACGCTGTGAAACGGGCCGCCCGCTACGATGGGAAGTACCTGCTGCGGACCAACACCGACCTCGACCCGGAGGCCGTGGTGCGGGCGTACAAGGACCTCTGGCGGGTCGAGCGCGCCTTCCGCACCCTCAAGTCCGCCTTGGACCTGCGGCCCATGTTCCACTGGACGGAGCGGCGAGTCCGGGGGCACGTCATGGTCTGCTTCCTGGCGCTGGTCCTGGAGAGCCTCTTGTTGCGCAAGCTCCGCCAGCAGAACCCCGATGTGGGCTACGAGGACGTGCTCCACGATCTCTCCCAGCTGCACGCCGTGGCCGTGGAGCTGGACGGCGAGGCCTACCTCACCCGCACCGAGCTGGTCGGGCAGGCCTACGAGGCCTTCAAGGCCGTGGGCCTGCGGCCCCCCGCTCGGGTGCAGCCGCTGCCACGTCCCGAGACGACCCCCGCCGGGTAG
- a CDS encoding IS256 family transposase produces the protein MTADFRMALLELLRQYQGEPEVDALREGLRWLAQQLMEVEVSELIGAQRYERTPSRTTYRNGYRPRRWDTRVGTIELQIPKLRRGSYFPSLLKPRRRAERALLAVVQEAYVHGVSTRKVDELVQALGVGGLSKSEVSRICAELDEHMERFRNRPLEGEYPYVWLDAKAVKVRQDGRVVNMAAVIAVGVRETGEREVLGFDVGAAETYEFWLDFLRRLVARGLKGVRLVISDAHEGLKRAIGEVLAGATWQRCRVHFMRNLLARVPKHAQSMVAALVRTIFAQPDRASARQQLEQVAANLERRFPQVASLLREAAEEVLAYMDFPPEHWRGIHSTNVLERLNRELARRCDVVGIFPNVAAVLRLLGALLEEQQDEWLVQRRYFSQASMAKLKGGDALGSDSVSALAVAAR, from the coding sequence GTGACCGCTGACTTCAGGATGGCACTTCTCGAACTGCTGCGCCAGTACCAGGGCGAGCCCGAGGTCGACGCCCTGCGGGAGGGCCTGCGCTGGCTCGCCCAGCAGCTGATGGAGGTCGAGGTCAGCGAACTCATCGGCGCCCAGCGCTACGAGCGCACCCCGTCGCGCACTACCTACCGAAACGGGTACCGCCCCCGGCGCTGGGACACGCGCGTGGGCACCATCGAGCTGCAGATCCCGAAGTTACGCCGCGGCAGCTACTTCCCCAGCCTCTTGAAGCCGCGGCGGCGCGCGGAGCGGGCCTTGCTGGCCGTGGTGCAGGAGGCCTACGTGCACGGGGTGAGCACGCGCAAGGTGGACGAGCTGGTCCAGGCGCTGGGCGTCGGGGGCTTGAGCAAGAGCGAGGTCTCCCGCATCTGCGCCGAGCTGGACGAGCACATGGAGCGCTTTCGGAACCGGCCGCTGGAAGGCGAGTACCCCTACGTGTGGCTGGACGCCAAGGCGGTGAAGGTGCGGCAAGACGGACGGGTGGTGAACATGGCGGCCGTGATCGCCGTGGGTGTGCGGGAGACAGGGGAACGGGAGGTCCTGGGGTTCGACGTGGGCGCGGCCGAGACGTACGAGTTCTGGCTGGACTTCCTACGTCGCCTGGTGGCCCGGGGGCTGAAGGGCGTGCGGCTGGTGATCTCGGACGCCCACGAGGGCCTCAAGCGAGCCATCGGTGAGGTGCTGGCAGGCGCCACGTGGCAGCGGTGCCGGGTGCACTTCATGCGGAACCTGCTGGCGCGGGTGCCCAAGCACGCCCAGTCCATGGTGGCAGCGCTGGTACGGACCATCTTCGCCCAGCCGGACCGTGCCTCGGCTCGGCAGCAGCTGGAGCAGGTGGCGGCAAACTTGGAGCGGCGGTTCCCCCAGGTGGCGAGCCTGCTGCGGGAGGCCGCGGAGGAGGTTTTGGCCTACATGGACTTCCCGCCGGAGCACTGGCGGGGGATCCACTCGACGAACGTCCTGGAGCGGCTGAACCGCGAGCTGGCGCGGCGGTGCGACGTGGTGGGCATCTTCCCGAACGTGGCGGCGGTGCTGCGCCTGCTGGGTGCGCTGCTGGAGGAGCAGCAGGACGAGTGGCTGGTGCAGCGGCGGTACTTTAGCCAGGCGTCGATGGCGAAGCTCAAGGGCGGTGACGCGTTGGGGAGTGACTCGGTGAGCGCCTTGGCTGTTGCAGCGAGGTAA
- a CDS encoding chitobiase/beta-hexosaminidase C-terminal domain-containing protein yields the protein MILPGQTGPVIDVLYSAAGNSADHFWYRHRVFGWDFEVGAYRFEGGRWRSQGFQPAWPEAFEQAMEFANGTMELLRVALDYQNDRQLPRSWVEIIPEEGTRSAAGALGEGDRQEVRFEEDGDQTLVFTGPVRLRFHTSEPADVYYTLDGSRPTLESTRYEAAGVRDRPADLRIDRTTDVSFFAVDVKGLVEKNYQPDGRGRNYNRLRIVIEDPAEGRGPAGVGKEGQMAGAGR from the coding sequence GTGATCCTCCCCGGCCAGACGGGTCCGGTCATCGACGTGCTGTACTCGGCGGCGGGGAACTCGGCCGATCACTTCTGGTACCGCCACCGGGTGTTCGGGTGGGACTTCGAAGTCGGAGCGTATCGCTTTGAGGGCGGCCGCTGGCGCTCCCAGGGATTCCAGCCGGCCTGGCCGGAGGCGTTCGAACAGGCCATGGAGTTCGCCAACGGGACGATGGAACTGCTTCGCGTCGCCTTGGACTACCAGAACGACCGGCAACTGCCCCGCTCCTGGGTCGAGATCATCCCGGAGGAGGGGACCCGGTCGGCGGCGGGCGCCTTGGGGGAGGGGGATCGCCAGGAGGTCCGCTTCGAGGAGGACGGCGACCAGACCCTGGTGTTCACGGGTCCCGTGCGGCTGCGGTTCCACACCAGCGAGCCGGCGGACGTGTACTACACCCTGGACGGCAGCCGGCCCACCCTGGAGTCCACCCGCTACGAAGCCGCAGGGGTACGGGACCGGCCCGCGGACCTGCGCATCGACCGGACGACCGACGTCTCCTTCTTCGCCGTCGACGTCAAGGGCCTGGTGGAGAAGAACTACCAGCCGGACGGCCGGGGTCGCAACTACAACCGCCTGCGGATCGTCATCGAGGATCCGGCTGAGGGGCGCGGCCCGGCAGGGGTGGGAAAAGAAGGCCAGATGGCCGGAGCGGGCCGGTAG
- a CDS encoding IS256 family transposase yields MSRIPPSQQLAELARQLAAQAREGTEVEDLTHALVRLGARKLIQELLEAEVTELLGRGRYERREPGQEGARNGYKPRTLRCAEGRLEIDVPQVRGMEGLCQPTLWRALKRRTDVLERLVVEMYARGLSSRDIEDALAELAGSEAPLLSRSTVSRITEALHEEFEAFAQRDLSGLDVVYLFADAIYESLRRQAGCREGILVTWAILSDGSKVLVHLSLGNKERYEDWLEHFRDLVRRGLKTPLTVTTDGAPGLIQAVEAMWPEAERIRCWVHKMRNVLDKVPEEARPVLKPYLEAIRDAPDIEQGRRLVAEVVERFGREYPSAMRSLQEDLEASLAHLRLPAAHRKHVRTTNLVERSFEEERRRAKVIPRFRSERECLKLVFAVLWRASERWRRVQFSEHERKQLERYIEERQRQRAAQKEVSPAATVA; encoded by the coding sequence ATGTCCAGGATACCACCCAGCCAGCAGTTGGCGGAGCTGGCCCGGCAGCTGGCCGCGCAGGCCCGGGAGGGTACGGAGGTCGAGGACCTGACCCATGCCCTCGTCCGCCTGGGCGCCCGCAAGCTCATCCAGGAGCTGCTGGAGGCAGAGGTCACGGAGCTTTTGGGGCGCGGACGCTACGAGCGGCGCGAGCCTGGCCAGGAAGGCGCCCGCAACGGCTACAAGCCGCGGACGCTGCGTTGCGCCGAGGGGCGGCTCGAGATCGACGTCCCCCAGGTGCGGGGCATGGAGGGACTGTGCCAGCCCACGCTGTGGAGGGCCCTCAAGCGGCGGACGGACGTGCTGGAGCGCCTGGTGGTGGAGATGTACGCCCGGGGCCTCTCTAGCCGGGACATCGAGGATGCGCTGGCGGAGCTGGCGGGCAGCGAAGCGCCGCTTTTGAGCCGGTCCACCGTGAGCCGGATCACCGAGGCGCTCCACGAGGAGTTCGAGGCCTTTGCCCAGCGGGACCTGTCAGGCCTCGACGTGGTGTACCTGTTCGCCGACGCCATCTACGAGTCGCTGCGCCGGCAGGCGGGCTGCCGTGAGGGCATCCTGGTCACCTGGGCCATCTTGAGCGACGGCAGCAAGGTGCTGGTGCACCTGAGCCTGGGCAACAAGGAGCGCTACGAGGACTGGCTGGAGCACTTCCGGGATCTGGTGCGCCGGGGGCTGAAGACGCCGCTGACGGTGACGACGGACGGGGCGCCGGGGCTGATCCAGGCGGTGGAAGCCATGTGGCCGGAGGCGGAGCGCATCCGCTGCTGGGTGCACAAGATGCGGAACGTGCTGGACAAGGTGCCGGAGGAGGCGCGGCCCGTGCTCAAGCCCTACCTGGAGGCGATCCGGGACGCACCGGATATCGAGCAGGGCCGGCGGCTGGTGGCCGAGGTGGTGGAGCGGTTCGGGCGGGAGTATCCCTCGGCCATGCGGAGCCTGCAGGAGGACCTGGAAGCGAGCCTGGCGCACCTGCGGCTACCCGCCGCCCACCGCAAGCATGTCCGGACCACCAACCTGGTGGAGCGCAGCTTCGAGGAGGAGCGGCGGCGCGCCAAGGTGATCCCGCGGTTTCGGAGCGAGCGGGAGTGCCTGAAGCTAGTCTTCGCCGTGCTGTGGCGGGCGAGTGAGCGCTGGCGGCGGGTGCAGTTCAGCGAGCACGAACGAAAGCAGCTGGAGCGCTACATCGAGGAGCGGCAACGGCAAAGAGCGGCGCAGAAAGAGGTTTCACCCGCTGCCACCGTGGCATGA
- a CDS encoding M14 family metallopeptidase, with translation MRKDRGCRPRDSRVQSRFTFSYRLGAGVLALLLIGLTWAQALAEAGTADPPVQRDPAVEKVVTFRLPSTAVLSRIQEMGIAVEAPVLQDAQGRLLIDLVVTDEQARQLAVLGLQPVGAAEGGPQGRGGGAGAGSSGSASPGSPTKTDAAPSRSAGAGTAPAAAAAAQEEPIRILRADGFENYAGPFVSVEARAAAGAQAVLDVYDAGSGEHLGTMTPFVDAGVYMYHTLLVPVASLPDAIRVTGADGAEARAAVEPWPSEEARFSFAGDYRTGFVDHYMDPTEIYARLEALAREFPDLTEIIELPYRTHGYRRQAMGVTGATASRAIVWYSKAWGHEGGNGLRVLLEDPGEPNRPLTVRYEAATRTVHVSLATGPDGAVTSTAGQVIEAVNADPDLPVQAFPYRTAEPSGIVAPEGPVVLSDYLRAPDHVSRDPFTVKVLRIGKRRDGSRTGVFIYAQEHAREWVTPLVALETAARLLYNYRTHKPTRELVDNLDIFILPSVNPDGGHYSFYDYNLQRKNLVNHGGPAYKDPALRNQWGVDLNRNFAVGSVHDGYVGGSTNPLSSTYAGPAPLSEPEARNEVWLVENFPNIKFAMNVHSHGGYFMWPPGAYKVPGRIPLPRPTLGEETFFWQAGERILDAIEPMVKSRTVCKSGLGHATVAAGETSFCAALCRCRSSM, from the coding sequence ATGCGCAAGGACCGAGGATGCAGGCCGCGTGACTCCCGCGTCCAGAGTCGGTTCACCTTCAGCTATCGCCTCGGCGCCGGGGTGCTGGCCCTCCTGCTCATCGGGTTGACCTGGGCCCAGGCCCTGGCGGAGGCGGGGACCGCGGATCCCCCCGTCCAGAGGGATCCCGCCGTGGAGAAGGTGGTCACGTTCCGCCTTCCGTCGACGGCCGTCCTCTCCCGGATCCAGGAGATGGGCATCGCCGTCGAGGCTCCCGTCCTCCAGGACGCCCAAGGGCGCCTGCTCATCGACCTGGTCGTCACGGACGAACAGGCCCGCCAGCTGGCCGTCCTCGGCTTGCAGCCGGTGGGTGCGGCCGAGGGCGGACCGCAGGGCCGGGGCGGCGGTGCCGGGGCCGGTTCGTCCGGATCCGCGAGCCCCGGGTCCCCGACGAAGACGGATGCGGCGCCCAGCCGTTCTGCCGGAGCCGGTACGGCACCAGCCGCCGCGGCCGCCGCGCAAGAAGAGCCCATCCGCATCCTGCGGGCCGACGGCTTCGAGAACTACGCCGGCCCCTTCGTGTCGGTGGAGGCCCGGGCGGCAGCCGGTGCCCAGGCGGTGCTCGACGTCTACGATGCGGGGAGCGGGGAGCACCTGGGCACCATGACCCCCTTCGTCGACGCGGGTGTGTACATGTACCACACCCTGCTGGTCCCCGTGGCATCGCTGCCGGACGCCATTCGGGTGACGGGCGCGGACGGGGCGGAGGCCCGCGCCGCCGTCGAGCCGTGGCCCTCCGAGGAGGCGCGTTTCTCGTTCGCTGGGGACTACCGCACGGGCTTCGTCGACCACTACATGGATCCCACCGAGATCTACGCGCGGCTCGAGGCGCTGGCCCGGGAGTTCCCCGACCTGACGGAGATCATCGAGCTGCCGTACCGCACCCACGGGTACCGCCGCCAGGCCATGGGGGTCACGGGTGCCACGGCGTCGCGGGCCATCGTGTGGTACTCCAAGGCATGGGGGCATGAGGGCGGCAACGGGCTGCGGGTCCTGCTGGAAGATCCTGGCGAGCCCAACCGGCCCCTGACCGTCCGCTACGAGGCGGCGACCCGCACGGTCCACGTGTCCCTGGCCACCGGTCCCGACGGCGCGGTGACCAGCACCGCCGGCCAGGTGATCGAGGCGGTGAATGCCGATCCCGATCTGCCGGTCCAGGCGTTCCCGTACCGGACCGCCGAGCCCTCCGGCATCGTCGCGCCGGAAGGGCCCGTGGTCCTCAGCGACTACCTGCGGGCGCCGGATCACGTCTCGCGGGATCCCTTCACCGTCAAGGTGCTGCGCATCGGCAAGCGGCGGGACGGCTCGCGCACCGGCGTGTTCATCTACGCCCAGGAGCACGCCCGGGAGTGGGTGACGCCGCTGGTGGCCCTGGAGACGGCGGCCCGTCTGCTCTACAACTACCGGACCCACAAGCCGACGCGGGAACTGGTGGACAACCTGGACATCTTCATCCTGCCGTCGGTGAACCCCGACGGGGGCCACTACTCCTTCTACGACTACAACCTGCAGCGGAAGAACCTGGTGAACCACGGTGGACCCGCATACAAGGATCCCGCCCTGCGTAACCAGTGGGGGGTGGACCTGAATCGCAACTTCGCCGTGGGCAGCGTGCACGACGGGTACGTCGGCGGCAGCACGAACCCGCTGAGTTCGACCTACGCCGGTCCCGCGCCGCTGTCGGAACCCGAGGCCCGCAACGAGGTCTGGCTGGTGGAGAACTTCCCCAACATCAAGTTCGCGATGAACGTGCACAGCCACGGTGGATATTTCATGTGGCCGCCGGGGGCGTACAAGGTCCCCGGGCGCATCCCCTTGCCGCGCCCGACCCTGGGGGAGGAGACCTTCTTCTGGCAGGCGGGCGAGCGGATCCTCGACGCCATCGAGCCGATGGTCAAGTCCCGAACTGTCTGTAAAAGCGGTCTGGGTCATGCCACGGTGGCAGCGGGTGAAACCTCTTTCTGCGCCGCTCTTTGCCGTTGCCGCTCCTCGATGTAG
- a CDS encoding thiamine pyrophosphate-binding protein, whose translation MPARRMTVADYVAAELAAWDVACVFGVPGDAVIPLLEALRQNRRPRFIAARHEGAAALMASAYAKLSGQLAACCSDAGPGAVQMLNGVYDAAMDRVPLLVITGGLPTAKTATHWPQDANLDLVYTDATVFNHTLAAAGQATRILPAALRGAWERSGPARVGLPVDLQREELADAKPTGKPGYLQEEPTPDARDVDAALHLLRTAMKPVILVGRGARAAREAVLALAEALDAPIVATLPGLGAVPAEHRHYCGVLGEAGTQAAADVLGAADVALVVGSTWWQPAFVPRGLKVIQVDTRRAHLGMTFPVEVDLAGPAETVVSALRDGIRPQARDSWHAFWERARATWHAELQEADAAAQGRGAGPGTRVGGRGGAAGRGGRAAEGVHPAALMTVLSGVLDPEAVICVDTGQHTYWFGRYFFPDRQTVLVSGHWRTVGFALPAAIGAALAAPRRPVVALAGDGGLGMTLMEFTTAVRERLPIVVICCNDGRFAEEEELQDRAGVEPFGTRFVNPDFAAFAEAAGGVGIRVERVRDLEPALERALRVDGPVLVDVRVAQVTYPRPEPVAHRDPWAARTETETREAATGTPSDEIGRYGDPRQEGHGRGHPGATGRQPRREPVTRRLWGRGRQPERV comes from the coding sequence ATGCCAGCCCGTCGCATGACCGTCGCCGACTACGTGGCCGCCGAGCTCGCCGCCTGGGACGTGGCCTGCGTCTTCGGCGTGCCGGGCGACGCCGTGATCCCGCTGCTGGAGGCGTTGCGGCAAAACCGGCGGCCGCGCTTCATCGCCGCCCGGCACGAGGGGGCTGCGGCCCTCATGGCCTCCGCCTACGCCAAGCTAAGCGGCCAGCTCGCCGCCTGCTGCAGCGACGCCGGCCCCGGCGCCGTGCAGATGCTGAACGGCGTGTACGATGCCGCCATGGACCGGGTGCCACTGCTGGTCATCACCGGCGGCCTGCCCACGGCGAAGACGGCCACCCACTGGCCCCAGGACGCCAACCTGGACCTGGTCTACACCGACGCCACGGTCTTCAACCACACCCTGGCGGCGGCCGGCCAGGCGACCCGCATCCTGCCGGCGGCCCTGCGGGGGGCCTGGGAACGCTCGGGGCCGGCCCGGGTGGGGCTGCCCGTGGACCTGCAGCGGGAGGAGCTGGCCGACGCGAAGCCCACCGGCAAGCCGGGCTACCTGCAGGAAGAACCGACCCCCGACGCCCGGGACGTCGACGCGGCCCTGCACCTCTTGCGGACGGCCATGAAGCCGGTGATCCTGGTGGGCCGCGGCGCGCGGGCCGCTCGGGAGGCCGTGCTGGCCCTGGCCGAGGCGCTGGATGCCCCCATCGTGGCGACCCTGCCGGGGCTGGGCGCGGTGCCGGCGGAGCATCGCCACTACTGCGGCGTGCTGGGGGAGGCGGGCACCCAGGCCGCGGCGGACGTGCTGGGCGCGGCCGACGTGGCGCTGGTGGTGGGTTCGACCTGGTGGCAGCCGGCCTTCGTGCCCCGGGGGCTCAAGGTGATCCAGGTCGACACCCGGCGCGCCCACCTGGGCATGACCTTCCCCGTGGAGGTGGACCTGGCCGGGCCGGCGGAGACGGTGGTCTCGGCCCTGCGGGACGGCATCAGGCCCCAGGCGCGGGACAGCTGGCACGCCTTCTGGGAGCGGGCCCGAGCGACCTGGCACGCGGAGCTGCAGGAAGCCGATGCGGCGGCCCAGGGCCGGGGCGCGGGTCCCGGAACCCGGGTGGGTGGCCGCGGTGGGGCCGCAGGCCGTGGCGGCCGGGCGGCGGAGGGCGTGCACCCGGCGGCGCTGATGACCGTCCTCTCCGGCGTCCTCGACCCCGAGGCGGTGATCTGCGTCGACACCGGCCAGCACACCTACTGGTTCGGCCGCTACTTCTTCCCCGATCGGCAGACGGTGCTGGTGTCCGGCCACTGGCGGACGGTGGGGTTCGCGTTGCCGGCCGCCATCGGCGCGGCCCTGGCCGCCCCGCGCCGGCCGGTGGTGGCGCTGGCCGGGGACGGCGGCCTGGGCATGACCCTGATGGAGTTCACCACGGCGGTGCGGGAGCGGCTGCCCATCGTGGTGATCTGCTGCAACGACGGCCGCTTCGCGGAAGAGGAGGAGCTCCAGGACCGGGCGGGGGTCGAGCCCTTCGGCACCCGGTTCGTCAATCCGGACTTCGCCGCCTTTGCCGAGGCCGCGGGCGGGGTGGGGATCCGCGTGGAAAGGGTTCGCGACCTGGAACCGGCCCTGGAGCGAGCCCTGCGGGTCGACGGCCCGGTGCTGGTGGACGTGCGGGTGGCCCAGGTCACCTACCCGCGGCCCGAACCCGTGGCGCACCGGGATCCGTGGGCGGCGCGGACGGAGACGGAGACCCGGGAGGCGGCCACGGGGACGCCGTCCGACGAGATCGGCCGCTACGGGGATCCCCGCCAGGAGGGACACGGCAGGGGTCATCCCGGGGCCACCGGCCGCCAGCCCCGGCGCGAGCCCGTGACCCGGCGGCTCTGGGGCCGCGGGCGGCAGCCGGAGCGGGTCTAG